Proteins co-encoded in one Chthoniobacterales bacterium genomic window:
- the ppk2 gene encoding polyphosphate kinase 2, which yields MSDPAAPASSSPERALFDRIYREMVDSFDEELELELEDGELSPDQRPHTGDEEAAQRAFRSRYFRELFRLQGELVKMQEWVVATGHKLVILFEGRDAAGKGGSIKRITQRLNPRVCRVAALPAPNNRERTQWYFQRYVAHLPAAGEIVCFDRSWYNRAGVERVMGFCTEEEYQEFFRSVPEFEKMLIRSGIQLVKYWFSITDDEQEFRFECRVNDPLKQWKLSPMDLESRRRWEEYTVVKEIMFERTHIPEAPWWIVHGVDKKRARLNCIHHLLGQVPYRPVEHAPIVLPEREHHPDYRRKPNPPEMLVPEVY from the coding sequence ATGAGTGATCCCGCCGCCCCTGCCTCGTCCAGCCCCGAGCGGGCGCTGTTCGATCGCATCTATCGCGAGATGGTGGACAGCTTCGACGAGGAGCTGGAGCTGGAACTCGAGGACGGCGAACTGTCGCCGGACCAGCGACCCCACACCGGCGACGAAGAGGCCGCGCAACGGGCTTTTCGCAGCCGGTATTTCCGGGAGCTGTTCCGCCTGCAGGGCGAGCTCGTCAAGATGCAGGAATGGGTGGTCGCCACGGGGCACAAGCTCGTCATTCTTTTCGAAGGGCGCGACGCCGCAGGCAAGGGCGGCTCGATCAAGCGCATCACCCAGCGGCTGAATCCCCGCGTGTGCCGCGTCGCCGCGCTGCCCGCGCCGAATAACCGCGAACGCACCCAGTGGTATTTCCAGCGCTACGTCGCGCACCTGCCCGCCGCCGGCGAGATCGTCTGCTTCGATCGCAGCTGGTATAATCGCGCCGGCGTCGAGCGCGTGATGGGCTTCTGCACCGAGGAGGAATACCAGGAGTTCTTCCGCAGCGTGCCGGAGTTCGAGAAAATGCTCATCCGCTCGGGCATTCAGCTCGTGAAATACTGGTTCTCGATCACCGACGACGAACAGGAGTTCCGATTCGAGTGCCGGGTGAACGATCCGCTCAAGCAGTGGAAACTCTCGCCGATGGACCTCGAAAGCCGCCGCCGCTGGGAGGAATACACCGTCGTGAAGGAGATCATGTTCGAGCGCACGCACATCCCCGAGGCGCCGTGGTGGATCGTTCACGGCGTCGACAAGAAGCGTGCGCGGCTGAACTGCATCCATCACTTGCTCGGCCAGGTGCCTTACAGGCCGGTCGAGCACGCTCCAATCGTGCTGCCCGAGCGTGAGCATCATCCCGACTATCGTCGGAAGCCGAATCCGCCCGAGATGCTCGTGCCGGAAGTTTATTGA
- a CDS encoding aldehyde dehydrogenase family protein, which translates to MKPLLNYIGGKFIPAREGCSREFLNPADNSLLGLATESDAADAEAAIDAARAAFDDGPWPWTPAPERAAKLFKLADLIDANAEEFSRRDTLNNGKPRREARFDAADAAACFRYYAGLATKPHGETYELGDPNIVSMSVREPVGVCGQIIPWNYPLLMAAWKLAPGLAAGNCCILKPSELTPWSAQLLFELLDEVGFPPGAVQLLYGAGDPTGAALAASDRVDKIAFTGGTATGRRIMQAATGNLKRVTLELGGKSPILMFADTDPDVALEYAMFGIFAGQGEVCNAGSRLFLERSMLDEFLPRLVAATERIVVGAGSDEATEMGPLISKAHQQKVLGYIESGRDAGAQLLTGGGACEDDARAAGNFVQPTIFMNVPPDAKIWREEIFGPVLCIDTFESEEEAVRKANDTPYGLAGAVFTKDGARAQRVIRRLRAGVTWINTFHFTFNEAPWGGYKQSGFGRELGPHGYDAYTEIKQITTHLAPGPLGWFKGLA; encoded by the coding sequence ATGAAACCGCTTCTCAACTACATCGGCGGCAAATTCATCCCCGCACGGGAAGGCTGCTCGCGCGAATTCCTAAATCCGGCCGACAATTCGTTGCTCGGCCTTGCAACCGAATCCGACGCCGCCGACGCGGAGGCCGCCATCGATGCGGCCCGGGCGGCTTTTGATGACGGGCCCTGGCCGTGGACGCCCGCTCCGGAGCGCGCGGCGAAACTTTTCAAGCTCGCCGACCTCATCGATGCGAATGCCGAGGAGTTCTCCCGCCGGGACACGTTGAATAATGGCAAGCCTCGCCGCGAGGCGCGGTTCGACGCGGCCGACGCGGCGGCGTGTTTCCGCTACTATGCGGGCCTGGCGACGAAGCCGCACGGCGAGACCTACGAGCTTGGCGATCCGAACATCGTCTCGATGTCGGTGCGCGAGCCCGTCGGCGTTTGCGGGCAGATCATTCCGTGGAATTACCCGCTGCTGATGGCCGCGTGGAAACTGGCGCCCGGCCTCGCGGCAGGAAATTGCTGCATCCTGAAGCCGTCGGAACTCACGCCGTGGAGCGCGCAGTTGCTGTTCGAGCTCCTCGACGAGGTCGGGTTTCCTCCCGGCGCGGTGCAGCTTCTTTATGGAGCGGGCGATCCGACCGGGGCCGCGCTCGCGGCGAGCGATCGCGTCGACAAGATCGCGTTCACCGGGGGCACGGCCACGGGGCGGCGGATCATGCAGGCTGCGACGGGAAATTTGAAGCGCGTGACGCTCGAGCTGGGCGGGAAGTCGCCGATCCTGATGTTTGCGGACACGGATCCCGACGTGGCGCTGGAATACGCGATGTTTGGCATTTTCGCCGGGCAGGGCGAGGTGTGCAACGCGGGTTCACGCCTGTTTCTCGAGCGAAGCATGCTGGATGAATTTCTGCCCCGGCTGGTGGCGGCGACGGAGCGCATCGTGGTCGGGGCGGGTTCCGACGAAGCGACGGAGATGGGCCCGCTCATCTCGAAGGCTCACCAGCAAAAGGTGCTCGGCTACATCGAGAGTGGCCGGGACGCTGGCGCACAACTCCTGACCGGTGGCGGCGCCTGCGAAGATGACGCCCGGGCGGCTGGGAATTTCGTGCAACCGACGATCTTCATGAATGTTCCGCCCGATGCGAAAATCTGGCGCGAGGAAATTTTTGGGCCGGTGCTTTGCATCGACACGTTCGAGAGCGAGGAGGAAGCCGTTCGCAAGGCCAACGATACGCCCTACGGCCTCGCCGGCGCGGTTTTCACGAAGGACGGAGCTCGCGCCCAGCGGGTGATTCGTCGTCTCCGCGCGGGAGTGACGTGGATCAATACCTTCCACTTCACGTTCAACGAAGCGCCGTGGGGCGGTTACAAACAGAGCGGCTTCGGGCGCGAACTCGGGCCGCACGGCTACGACGCCTACACCGAGATCAAGCAGATCACGACGCACCTCGCGCCGGGGCCGCTGGGCTGGTTCAAGGGGCTGGCCTGA